The Quercus robur chromosome 3, dhQueRobu3.1, whole genome shotgun sequence DNA segment CAATTAAACTCTGGAGCTCAGGCAAAATTTGAAGCATTCTTCCAACTTCCTTCATCTTTTCAGGTAAAGTTTCGGGAACTACTTCATCATCTTGATAATCTTTCGCGTTCTTATCAAGGACAAAGCAATTGAGAACTTCGTCTAGTAGTTGAGCGTAGGATCTGATAAAAGCAGTGTAGTCATCAGAGGCAAAAGACGAATCATCCCGGAAGTGACATGGGTAGAGAGTTATCAAGCCGTTGGTTCGAGTCCAAAGTATCTCTGATAGAAATGGGCTATCCTCGGGGACTGACCTGAGCAGTCTGTGAAGGAGAAGTAGACATTTGAGAGCAACACGCCAGCACCGAGTCTTGGAAAAACGGTGAGTAAAACCGAGTGAAAACTCTCGGAATGAAGATGGAGAAATGGAGAAGATTTTTAAGAGCTCATGAATGTATTTTTCGGGTAAGGGTAAGTCGTCTGGAGCTGTGGCTTTTATGATGATTAACTCAACGTCGCAAAAGCCAGTTACCGTAGCAATCTTAGCGTAACTCACGTGGCTGTGCTCTCTTAGAGCTGTGAAAACCTGCCGGAATAGCCTCATCATGTTGCCTCTgagacgagagagagagaaacagacaGACAGACAGAGACAGAGCGAGAGACAGAGTAATTGGTGCAAGAATGGAGGGACGGCTAGAGTGATTGTTTCGAAATAGAAGCATGAAAATTGTCGATATTAACAATATATGACTGTATATTCTATTGTTAAACTCTGAATCGTTGGGAGCATCTAAGCTACTACAAGAAAGTTATTTGTGTTTACCGAAAGCCAGAACTCGTTGTTGTCATTTCTGTCGGATGAACTTGGACATTGCGTAGCATCTAGTCTTTTTTGTGGCTGTCTCACACAAATAAGGCTACAGCTATAGATCAACATTATTGTCCCCTAGTTGGAAAGCCTGGGATTCGGATGCTACGCCCATTGCACAAATAttccattttaaactttaggatattaaataagtaaaaatattaGATGGCAAGTTCTGTCATAtgtcataaatatttttcattttaaaattattttataaggaaagagaaaaaagaatacaGATTCTTACATATGTGAAGTTCCATACTTTGAATAAGACATGAGATTCGATGCTCacttacacaaaaaattaattggtgtcttgatatgatgataaagagtaataATCATATGCCGAaaccataagttgaaactatctctaacaaaaatgtcatttttttccccattttaaaCTTTGGATATTTTATAAGAAGAGTAAAAAGAATACAtaacaagttgtgattggtaaagtaaaaaatataacacaaaaggCGGGACAAAGAATTTGTATTCTTCTTGTATTATGCAATTACCACATTATGTGAAATGTAAAATTGATAGggtgtttttaaaaaactcttttttacttttttatcttatctaaatttatattttatatacatGTGGTAATTGCAGGGTGCAATAACTATTGCGATTTCAATCCCaatgaatgattttttattttatttttaaggggATAAAGGTTAGtggtataaaaaattataaatttatgaaattgtTTGAATAATTATTGACATAAGAAATACCATTGTATtgaatatttcatttatttcacaAAAGATTGTATTGCATTTACAAATTTTGAGTAAACCAGTCTCAtttttgttgatatatatatatatatatatatgtggtaaatatatattttttgtgggaAATATAAATGGTAAATAAGAAGTTGTGAAAGGTATGCAAATATGAcgttgtaatttttataattttatatttataaaatgacAAGTAATGTAACATGAATGTATTAGAAAGTTTAGGGGCTGAGAACCTTGTTAaggggaaaattttgatgttcccAAATAGAATATGGGGTAGCCAAATCGAAACTCAACGATGGGTCTCtgaaataaagcccaaaggctATCAGTGTGGTATAAGTCCGCCCAAGCAAGAGATAGATGCTGCACCTtaacaagaagacaacaataaagcGCAATAAACACGTCAgtattgttagtttgttatacTATTAGTCTTTTTACAGCGTCATAGTTCAAATCAATCCTCTAGTGGTACGGTATTATCTCCAGCGGTAGGGGTGAAATTATACTTAGAGTCCAGTagtcaatgattaaataaatttaggaaagtGTTCACTCTTAGGAGTCTTTGTGTGTCTTGGTCAAGGGAATTTATAGTAATTTCAACTATCATTATATTAATGTGAGGGAAAATTTCAAttgttacaaatacattatatcctttatcataataataataataaacaatgatTAAAGTCTccataattacaaataaaagaggaaaaataggatggaatgaagggagagaaagatcctcagctcagtgcagcaagtattagactaagattttggtgagtgtgtgttcataaggcatgaatgagaCAATATGGGTTGTTTTGAGTGAGTGGGATGAGGTTAACTTTGAGGTTAgggctttttgtgagtagtggTCTGTTTGTGACTAGTTGAGAGACATTTATGGGCTGTGATTGTGTGAAAGGAGAAAAGAGTATTTGGGATTAGATGAATGTGGGCTAAAGATAATGAGTGGTGAGCTAGAGGAAAGCTAAACCACGAGCAAAGTAGTAAACAAACCAAGAGTTTCAGAGGGAGTGGCTATCTTGGTCAGTTATGGGACGTTTATGGAGTAGGAAGGTGTAAGTAAGGTGGTGAATGTTGGTGTTATGGTGACTATAGGTTGAGAAAGGTTGTGAGTGAGCTCAAGAGAGCTTGGGGAAGCTTAAAGAAAGCAAATAGGGATTGAATTTCTGCAGAGTGTAGTCAATGACAGAAATTTTTAGAGAGACCCCCTCCTCTTCAATGGCTGAGGTGTGTGTCTTTTTATAATGGAGCTTGAGAGAAGCATTGATTGACAAGAATCCAAAAATGCATGACTCATCAGAGGTGACGAATCAAGGTTAAGCTTCTTGAGAATTTTTGGTCAGAAGTAAGAGATTCACTTTAGGGGTTgccttgcttctttgggtaatgatgAGATTTTAGAGCTTTTTGCATTAAGTGCCAAGATTTTCGGGGCTGAGCTTAATTATTGTGTATCAAGAGTGAATCCTAATGTTGCAAATTGAGATTTGGTCCCCCAAGAAGTAAGATttcaacaccccaagccaggtgtcaagttCTAGTCTACTTTAGGGGGTTCCgctggagatccctttatgccttccaaaccacatgttcccaaattttcccctttaggattcatgggcttggtacatgaatcatgtcttgattgtttttaatatttatagcatcaatttgttgaagtttggataatttggttttaGCTCCCCTTCCACTAGAGGTGCAGTCTTGAGGAAGATCATGGAGTCTCTTCATCCTTTTGATTTTAGCTAATATGACAGCTCTTGGGCACTGTTCACGTTAGGTAGAGGGTGGCAGAAAATTGATGGGACAGCCCTTAGTCCATTCTCAAAGGCTTGGTTCCCTTGTATGAGTCTCTAGTTGCCTTTTGGTTAGTTGCTtgtgttttttgcttgggcttgctTACATGGGCTGGGTTGTGTGCACATGTTGCCATGGGCTTTCATTCCTCATggattttattagtaaatatttttgggtttttcataaatatttgcAATGGGCCTTTGAGCAATTAGTTGCAATGTTTGAAACAATAggacaagtttcaaaatacttttgtaAATACTATTTACTTTGATGAATTCCATGTTGCAATAATGTTCATGATTTCTAATAATCGCATCATAACTTAAATGATGAGCTTGTTGGTTTGAATGTTTACCATGAGTGTCAAAGGCGTATATTATGGATGTCGCGATGCAAATGATGTCCATGTATTTCATgggtttataacaataaatatatgtCATGGGTTTAacaatcataactttccatgggcttttacaagatgattgccatgggttttgagaatagataattcataaattccatgagcttgtaatattgtaataatatgTTTAAGAATTTAAAGTATTGTTTATTATCagacttttaagtgaaataattatgatatagtatttttcCGAGTATTTAATaaccttgggcttttgataGAATAGTGCCAATGCAAGTTGGGCTTTTGTTAttaccaatgagaattgggttttgatattaccaatgagaattgggttttgatattgccaatgagaattgggctttaaatagtgtcaacgtaagttgggcttttgatattgctaatgagaattgggctttgatgtttaccaatgaaaattgggttttagatagtgccaacgtaagttgggcttttgatattgccaatgagaattgggctttgatgttgccaatgaaaattgggctttgatattgttttaaaattgggctttgatgttgccaatgagaattgggctttggataaataaattgtcatgggtttaaatcatgggctttgatcatggatttgaattctattgataaaattgtttttccatggacttgaatcatgggcttctcaaatattgccaagcataagtactcttgggctttaaatagaatatgataataaaattggataaaatatgagttttggggctttttgtgatagtttatatcataacccaatttagataatgagatatgaaacatttgtgattaacataataatagagcaaaaaatatttgggaaaacccaataacttattaatggtgtttgaaaataaataggtggtacccaaataaaattaggtgtaaaaaaaaagtaccctaacaaATCTTAATAGGGCGCATTCATGATAATTGGTAATGGTCCGTATGGATTGAGGGGAAGGGAGGGAGTAGAGTATATTTGAcccaaaattagcctatttttaGCCAATTTTATTATACTCCCCtccactttctcttctttcccCCCAATCCAAATGGGCCCTAAATGAATGTGGTGAGACATAAGTAAAATCAATTTTAGAAACTTCTTGTGAAGAGATTTGGCAAAATATTGGTTCTCAGCAAGTTTGTTATCATTTTCTTGTGGCTATAGTGTTGGAGTGAGATAATttggcaaaataaaaataaaatttagtggTAATTCGACAAAGCAAATTCCGAAATAAGACAGGAAGGCAAAACTAGCTATCAAGTGTAGTTACTCCATTTTGAGGTTAGTTTCAGTCAGTTTGGGTGCAATTGTTTGGTTTGAACGGTTTGGGAACACTCCTGTTTACTGTCCAATTTTTCaatctttaactctttttttattttgaaaaaaaaaaaaatgaagagaaaaagtCCCAAATTCACTTGCCTAAAGTCCCAGAAAAAGCCCAATCggttcattctttttattttttataaactagCAAAAGCAACTGATAAAACAATGATATCAAAAATTGAAGTCATATTATTAGATGGGTAATGGTTAGCTCTAGTGCTCCAGTGCACTGGAACTGACATGATGTGGACACATGATAAAAATTGAACACATGTCTGTATCGTGTCAGCTCCTATACACTAGAGCTAACTTGTATCCTTATTATATAGGTTGCAGCAACCATACTCTTTTTTCAAGTTTGAACAGACATGTAGTGTGAAAACATGGAATATATGAAACAACTTATTGATAGAAAAAGTTAAGCTCCAAATATGTTTAGAATTATCTTGCTCCAACTTATTAGGTATTTGATGGTGTCACAAAAAACATCAACTCTTGAACTCGTCCATATGGCTCGTCCAACAAAAGACAAGCTAGGGAAAACCAGACAGGCGAAGTGAGGATCCCAAGCGTCCTGGCTAACCTTGTCCGTCTTTGGGCGGACAAGATCCCATGGGAATCTTATCCATCCTTCATCATTTGGACAAGGACAAGCCGTCCTAGATAGTCTCGTCCGTCCTTAATGAAAGATGGACGAGTTCACCGGATTAAACTACTAAGTGCCAAATTCTACATTAACTACTATGGAACGAGCCATCCAACtgaggtaacttc contains these protein-coding regions:
- the LOC126719515 gene encoding putative clathrin assembly protein At2g25430, with the protein product MMRLFRQVFTALREHSHVSYAKIATVTGFCDVELIIIKATAPDDLPLPEKYIHELLKIFSISPSSFREFSLGFTHRFSKTRCWRVALKCLLLLHRLLRSVPEDSPFLSEILWTRTNGLITLYPCHFRDDSSFASDDYTAFIRSYAQLLDEVLNCFVLDKNAKDYQDDEVVPETLPEKMKEVGRMLQILPELQSLIDRVMDCRPTGLAARSFIVRSAMKHIIRDSFICYTMFRRKIVAVLDNLFHMPYRSCISAFGVYKKAAVQANQLITWQKQLLKQEWNFCHCNVWRNEDPNKMDYATWPLEITPNKVENGR